The Coregonus clupeaformis isolate EN_2021a chromosome 26, ASM2061545v1, whole genome shotgun sequence genome window below encodes:
- the LOC121540106 gene encoding ice-structuring glycoprotein-like, whose protein sequence is MSQSHADTAVTPALLPNTAVTPALLPNTAVTKTLLPNTAVTPALLPNTAVTPALLHDTAVTPALLHDTAVTPALLPNTAVTPALLPNTAVTPALLHNTAVTPALLHDTAVTPALLHNTAVTPALLHNTAVTPALLPNTAVTKTLLPNTAVTPALLPNTAVTQALLHNTAVTPALLHDTAVTPALLPNTAVTPALLPNTAVTPALLHNTAVTPALLPDTAVTPALLHDTAVTPALLPNTAVTPALLPNTAVTKSLLPDTADSSPTARYCSLLPNTAVTKSLLPNTAVTSYLLPNTAVTPTLLHDTAVSPTLLHDTAVTPALLHDTAVTPSLLHDTAVTPALLPNTAVTPALLPNTAVTPALLPDTAVTPALLHDTSVTPSLLHDTAVTKSLLPNTAVTPSLLHDTAVSPTLLHDTAVTPALLHDTAVTPALLHDTAVTPALLHNTAVTPALLPNTAVTPALLPDTAVTPALLHDTSVTPSLLHDTAVTKSLLPNTAVTPALLHDTAVTPALQHDTAVTPALLPDTSVTPSLLHDTAVTKSLLPNTAVTPALLPNTAVTPALLPDTAVTPALLHNTSVTPTLLHDTAVTKSLLPNTAVTPVLLHDTAVTPALLHNTAVYPALLPDTAVTPPLLHDTAVTPALLHDTAVTLSLLHDTAVTPSLLHDTAVTLSLLHDTAVTPALLHDTAVTPSLLHDTTVTLTLLHDTAVTPALLPNTAVTPALLPDTAVTPALLHDTAVTPALLPDTSVTPSLLPNTAVTPSLLHDTAVTPALLQDRDVFIRARKWKTF, encoded by the exons ATGTCCCAAAGTCACGCAGACACTGCTGTGACTCCAGCCCTACTGCCCAACACTGCTGTGACTCCAGCCCTACTGCCCAACACTGCTGTGACTAAAACCCTACTGCCCAACACTGCTGTGACTCCAGCCCTACTGCCCAACACTGCTGTGACTCCAGCCCTACTGCACGACACTGCTGTGACTCCAGCCCTACTGCACGATACTGCTGTGACTCCAGCCCTACTGCCCAACACTGCTGTGACTCCAGCCCTACTGCCCAACACTGCTGTGACTCCAGCCCTACTGCACAATACTGCTGTGACTCCAGCCCTACTGCACGACACTGCTGTGACTCCAGCCCTACTGCACAACACTGCTGTGACTCCAGCCCTACTGCACAACACTGCTGTGACTCCAGCCCTACTGCCCAACACTGCTGTGACTAAAACCCTACTGCCCAACACTGCTGTGACTCCAGCCCTACTGCCCAACACTGCTGTGACTCAAGCCCTACTGCACAACACTGCTGTGACTCCAGCCCTACTGCACGATACTGCTGTGACTCCAGCCCTACTGCCCAACACTGCTGTGACTCCAGCCCTACTGCCCAACACTGCTGTGACTCCAGCCCTACTGCACAACACTGCTGTGACTCCAGCCCTACTGCCCGACACTGCTGTGACTCCAGCCCTACTGCACGACACTGCTGTGACTCCAGCCCTACTGCCCAACACTGCTGTGACTCCAGCCCTACTGCCCAACACTGCTGTGACTAAATCCCTACTGCCCGACACTGCTGACTCCAGCCCTACTGCACGATACTGCT CCCTACTGCCCAACACTGCTGTGACTAAATCCCTACTGCCCAACACTGCTGTGACTTCATACCTACTGCCCAACACTGCTGTGACTCCAACCCTACTGCACGACACTGCTgtgtctccaaccctactgcacGACACTGCTGTGACTCCAGCCCTACTGCACGACACTGCTGTGACTCCATCCCTACTGCACGATACTGCTGTGACTCCAGCCCTACTGCCCAACACTGCTGTGACTCCAGCCCTACTGCCCAACACTGCTGTGACTCCAGCCCTACTGCCCGACACTGCTGTGACTCCAGCACTATTGCACGACACTTCTGTGACTCCATCCCTACTGCATGACACTGCTGTGACTAAATCCCTACTGCCCAACACTGCTGTGACTCCATCCCTACTGCACGACACTGCTgtgtctccaaccctactgcacGACACTGCTGTGACTCCAGCCCTACTGCACGACACTGCTGTGACTCCAGCCCTACTGCACGATACTGCTGTGACTCCAGCCCTACTGCACAACACTGCTGTGACTCCAGCCCTACTGCCCAACACTGCTGTGACTCCAGCCCTACTGCCCGACACTGCTGTGACTCCAGCACTATTGCACGACACTTCTGTGACTCCCTCCCTACTGCATGACACTGCTGTGACTAAATCCCTACTGCCCAACACTGCTGTGACTCCAGCCCTACTGCACGACACTGCTGTGACTCCAGCCCTACAACACGACACTGCTGTGACTCCAGCCCTACTGCCCGACACTTCTGTGACTCCATCCCTACTGCACGACACTGCTGTGACTAAATCCCTACTGCCCAACACTGCTGTGACTCCAGCCCTACTGCCCAACACTGCTGTGACTCCAGCCCTACTGCCCGACACTGCTGTGACTCCAGCACTATTGCACAACACTTCTGTGACTCCCACCCTACTGCACGACACTGCTGTGACTAAATCCCTACTGCCCAACACTGCTGTGACTCCAGTCCTACTACACGACACTGCTGTGACTCCAGCCCTACTGCACAACACTGCTGTGTATCCAGCCCTACTGCCCGACACTGCTGTGACTCCACCCCTACTGCACGACACTGCTGTGACTCCAGCTCTACTGCACGACACTGCTGTGACTCTATCCCTACTGCACGATACTGCTGTGACTCCATCCCTACTGCACGACACTGCTGTGACTCTATCCCTACTGCACGATACTGCTGTGACTCCAGCCCTACTGCACGACACTGCTGTGACTCCATCCCTACTGCACGACACTACTGTGACTCTAACCCTACTGCACGACACTGCTGTGACTCCAGCCCTACTGCCCAACACTGCTGTGACTCCAGCCCTACTGCCCGACACTGCTGTGACTCCAGCACTATTGCACGACACTGCTGTGACACCAGCCCTACTGCCCGACACTTCTGTGACTCCCTCCCTACTGCCCAACACTGCTGTGACTCCATCCCTACTGCACGACACTGCTGTGACTCCAGCTCTACTGCAAGACAGGgacgtattcattagggcacgcaaATGGAAAACATTCTAA